The genome window CGTCACAACAAGAAATAGATAATGTAATTGCTAAAATTGAAGAACGTGGGTTACATGTTCATTTATCAGCGGGACAATCACGCACTATTATTGGTGTTATTGGCGATAAAAAGGTTATTTCTCAAATGCAAATCGAGGTATTGCCAGGTGTGGAAAAATCAGTTAGCGTAACTGAAAGTTATAAATTAGTGAGTCGTGAATTTAAAAATGAAGATTCAATCTTAAATATTGGTGGAGTTATGGTTGGTGGCGATAACTTAACGGTAATGGCAGGACCATGTGCTGTCGAAAGTCGCGATCAACTATTCGAAGCCGCTGCAGCTGTTAAAGCTGCCGGGGCTCAGTTTTTAAGAGGCGGAGCTTTTAAACCTCGTACTTCACCATATGATTTCCAAGGTTTAGCTGAACAAGGCTTAAAAATGTTAGCTGAAGCTGGTCAAAAACATGGTTTGAAAATTGTTACGGAAATTGTGGATGTAAATGCAATAGATTTACACTGTGAATATGCTGATGTGCTACAAGTTGGTGCCCGTAATATGCAAAATTTTGAACTGTTAAAAACTGTCGGTAAAGCAAAAAAACCAGTCTTATTAAAACGAGGTATTTCTGCAACAATTTCGGAATGGTTGAATGCGGCAGAGTATATTATGAGTGAAGGTAATTATGATGTAATGTTATGTGAGCGTGGTATTAGAACATATGAAACTTACACTAGAAACACGTTAGATCTTGGCGCTGTAGCAGCTATTAAAGAATTATCGCATTTGCCGGTTATCGTTGACCCGAGTCATGGTACAGGCCGTCGTAGTATGGTTTTACCAATGTCTAGAGCAGCGATTGCAGCTGGTGCTGATGGTTTAATGATTGAAGTTCATCCAAAGCCTGAAATTGCGTTATGTGATGGGAAACA of Negativicutes bacterium contains these proteins:
- the aroF gene encoding 3-deoxy-7-phosphoheptulonate synthase, with the protein product MIIVMSPKASQQEIDNVIAKIEERGLHVHLSAGQSRTIIGVIGDKKVISQMQIEVLPGVEKSVSVTESYKLVSREFKNEDSILNIGGVMVGGDNLTVMAGPCAVESRDQLFEAAAAVKAAGAQFLRGGAFKPRTSPYDFQGLAEQGLKMLAEAGQKHGLKIVTEIVDVNAIDLHCEYADVLQVGARNMQNFELLKTVGKAKKPVLLKRGISATISEWLNAAEYIMSEGNYDVMLCERGIRTYETYTRNTLDLGAVAAIKELSHLPVIVDPSHGTGRRSMVLPMSRAAIAAGADGLMIEVHPKPEIALCDGKQSLNPGDFQTLMDEISVYANLVGKKIK